In one Herpetosiphonaceae bacterium genomic region, the following are encoded:
- a CDS encoding ABC transporter permease subunit, with the protein MIAREVRILMAKEWRHLLRSRGAMLTALLLPMLLLLIIPGLQMLAFTAGVPMSSNTEFPPGAPLPPGLAEIGDDPKAMLRALLLPLFMALGGLMVPSITANYTMIAERENRTIELLVALPVRVGQILLAKLLVIVLLAGGVTLTLFLIDAALILALGIASIGYVLGLLLLLLCALAYSTASALLISLLARDFRTANNLSGALFVPTIFLCVGFLLLLPGGTLKLLLLAAVFAVAALIATLVALRVVTFERLLR; encoded by the coding sequence ATGATCGCGCGTGAAGTTCGTATCCTGATGGCTAAAGAGTGGCGGCATCTGCTGCGCAGCCGGGGCGCGATGCTGACGGCGCTGCTGCTGCCGATGCTCCTTTTGCTGATCATCCCCGGCCTGCAAATGCTGGCGTTTACCGCCGGAGTGCCGATGAGCAGCAACACCGAGTTTCCGCCGGGTGCGCCGCTGCCGCCCGGCCTGGCCGAGATCGGCGACGATCCCAAGGCGATGCTGCGCGCGCTGCTGCTGCCGCTGTTTATGGCGCTGGGCGGCCTGATGGTGCCGTCGATCACCGCCAACTACACGATGATCGCCGAGCGCGAAAACCGCACGATCGAGCTGCTGGTAGCGCTGCCGGTGCGCGTGGGGCAAATTCTGCTGGCAAAGCTGCTGGTGATCGTGCTGCTGGCGGGCGGCGTCACGCTGACGCTGTTCCTGATCGACGCCGCGCTGATCCTGGCGCTGGGCATCGCCTCGATCGGCTATGTGCTCGGCCTGCTGCTGCTGCTGCTGTGCGCGCTGGCCTACTCGACGGCGAGCGCGCTGCTGATCAGCCTGCTGGCGCGAGACTTCCGCACGGCCAACAACCTCAGCGGCGCGCTCTTCGTGCCGACGATCTTTCTGTGCGTCGGCTTTTTGCTGCTCCTGCCGGGCGGGACGCTCAAGCTGCTCCTGCTGGCAGCGGTATTTGCCGTGGCAGCGCTGATTGCCACGCTGGTCGCGCTGCGCGTTGTCACCTTCGAGCGGCTGCTGCGCTAA
- the nhaA gene encoding Na+/H+ antiporter NhaA has product MAEQRSFLAPHWSATSIARILGPMQRFINRSASSGIVLMLATVAALLIANSGLAQMYNDVLHTEIGLSVGPFELREDLLHWINDGLMAIFFFLVGLEIKREVSAGELSSLRAATLPIVAAVGGVIVPASIYMLFNFGGIGARGWGVPMATDIAFALGCLALLGDRIPFALKIFLTAVAIVDDLIAVLVIAFFYSSGLNFMALGLGFALLAVLVLANIFGIRSFPLYIGLGLLVWVAFLESGIHATIAGVLIALTIPARNRIDAPTFVQRTHAIIHEFQQGDLEATAVLTSERQQSAVIELEELCEQVQAPLQKIEHSLHNWVSFVIMPIFAFANAGVALSIGNLGGESVFVSIGIILGLTLGKPIGLLAASWLAVRGGIAALPPGVSWSHMLGAGILAGIGFTMSLFIASLGFVNPDVLATAKLSILIASLIAGSAGLLYLSRVQAVAQPEE; this is encoded by the coding sequence CGATGCAGCGGTTCATCAATCGCTCGGCTTCCAGCGGGATCGTCTTGATGCTGGCGACGGTTGCCGCGCTGCTGATCGCTAACTCCGGCCTGGCGCAGATGTACAACGACGTGCTGCACACCGAGATCGGGCTGAGCGTCGGGCCGTTCGAGCTGCGTGAAGATCTGCTGCACTGGATCAACGATGGGCTGATGGCGATCTTTTTCTTTTTGGTCGGGCTGGAGATTAAGCGTGAGGTCAGCGCAGGCGAGCTATCCAGCCTGCGTGCCGCGACGCTGCCGATCGTCGCGGCGGTTGGAGGCGTGATCGTGCCCGCCTCGATCTACATGCTCTTCAACTTTGGGGGCATTGGCGCGCGGGGCTGGGGCGTGCCGATGGCGACCGACATCGCCTTTGCGCTGGGCTGCCTGGCGCTGCTCGGCGATCGGATTCCGTTTGCGCTGAAGATCTTTCTGACCGCCGTGGCGATCGTCGATGACCTGATCGCGGTGCTGGTGATCGCCTTTTTCTATTCGAGCGGCCTCAACTTTATGGCGCTGGGGCTGGGCTTTGCGCTGCTGGCCGTGCTGGTGCTAGCGAATATCTTCGGGATTCGCAGCTTTCCGCTGTACATCGGCCTGGGCCTGCTCGTCTGGGTCGCGTTTCTGGAGTCGGGCATTCACGCCACGATCGCGGGCGTGCTGATCGCGCTGACAATCCCGGCGCGCAACCGGATCGACGCGCCGACGTTCGTGCAGCGCACCCACGCGATCATCCACGAGTTTCAGCAGGGCGATCTCGAAGCGACCGCCGTGCTGACCAGCGAGCGCCAGCAGAGCGCGGTGATCGAGCTGGAGGAGCTATGCGAGCAGGTGCAGGCTCCGCTGCAAAAGATCGAGCACTCGCTGCACAACTGGGTATCGTTCGTGATCATGCCGATCTTTGCCTTTGCCAACGCGGGCGTTGCGCTCTCGATCGGCAACCTTGGCGGCGAGTCGGTCTTTGTATCGATCGGCATTATCCTGGGCCTGACGCTGGGCAAGCCGATCGGGCTGCTGGCCGCGTCCTGGCTGGCCGTACGCGGCGGCATCGCCGCGCTACCGCCCGGTGTAAGCTGGAGCCACATGCTCGGCGCGGGCATTCTGGCCGGGATCGGCTTTACGATGTCGCTCTTTATCGCGTCGCTTGGCTTCGTCAACCCGGATGTGCTGGCGACCGCCAAGCTCTCGATCCTGATCGCGTCGCTGATCGCCGGTAGCGCCGGGCTGCTCTACCTCAGCCGCGTACAGGCGGTCGCGCAGCCTGAGGAGTAA